A genome region from Trueperaceae bacterium includes the following:
- a CDS encoding beta-ketoacyl-ACP synthase III, whose amino-acid sequence MAVPGANGREGTRAGITLLGAYAPPHVLSNHDLERMMDTSDEWITSRTGIKRRHVAGEEEYTSDLAFRAVEDLLARHGDDALAGVDMVIVATNTPDALFPATAALVQDRFKLAAGAFDLLAACPGWLYGLGVARGLVESGQCRRVLTIGSEALTKIVDWNDRSTAVLFGDGAGAAVVEAVPDEYGIRSMVMGADGSGSVHLHKRSVGRCLPGGEPLSEHVYMNGREVFKFAVRVMTTSTFEAIEKAGLQPADISLFVPHQANLRIIDAARERLGLDRERVIVTVDEYGNNSTASIPLALLHAHDEGRVAAGDHLLLVSFGAGLTWASSVVTWAPAAA is encoded by the coding sequence ATAGCCGTCCCAGGCGCCAACGGGCGCGAGGGTACGAGGGCCGGCATCACGCTCCTCGGCGCCTACGCCCCGCCGCACGTCCTCTCGAACCACGACCTCGAGCGGATGATGGACACGTCCGACGAGTGGATCACCTCGCGGACGGGCATCAAGCGCCGGCACGTGGCCGGCGAGGAGGAGTACACCAGCGACCTGGCCTTCAGGGCGGTCGAGGACCTGCTCGCCCGCCACGGCGACGACGCCCTCGCCGGCGTCGACATGGTCATCGTCGCCACGAACACGCCCGACGCGCTGTTCCCCGCCACGGCCGCGCTGGTCCAGGACCGCTTCAAGCTGGCGGCCGGCGCGTTCGACCTGCTGGCGGCCTGCCCCGGCTGGCTCTACGGCCTGGGCGTGGCCCGCGGCCTCGTCGAGTCCGGCCAGTGCCGGCGCGTGCTCACGATAGGCAGCGAGGCGCTGACGAAGATCGTCGACTGGAACGACCGCTCCACGGCCGTGCTCTTCGGCGACGGGGCGGGCGCCGCCGTCGTCGAGGCCGTGCCGGACGAGTACGGCATCAGGTCGATGGTCATGGGCGCGGACGGCTCGGGCAGCGTGCACCTGCACAAGCGGTCCGTCGGGCGCTGCCTGCCCGGCGGCGAGCCGCTGTCAGAGCACGTCTACATGAACGGCCGCGAGGTCTTCAAGTTCGCGGTCAGGGTCATGACGACGTCGACCTTCGAGGCGATCGAGAAGGCCGGACTGCAGCCCGCCGACATCAGCCTCTTCGTCCCGCACCAGGCGAACCTGCGCATCATCGACGCCGCGCGCGAGCGCCTCGGCCTCGATCGCGAGCGCGTGATCGTCACCGTCGACGAGTACGGCAACAACTCCACGGCCAGCATCCCGCTCGCCCTGCTCCACGCCCACGACGAGGGCCGCGTGGCGGCGGGGGACCACCTGCTACTCGTGTCGTTCGGCGCCGGCCTGACCTGGGCCTCCTCGGTCGTCACCTGGGCGCCCGCGGCGGCGTGA
- the rpmF gene encoding 50S ribosomal protein L32 — protein sequence MAKHPVPKKRTSRASRDARRSHHALKEPTLVACPQCKELRPPHVVCPECGYYDGRQVFAEA from the coding sequence CCAGTACCCAAGAAGCGCACGTCGCGCGCCAGCCGCGACGCCCGCCGCAGCCACCACGCGCTGAAGGAGCCGACGCTCGTCGCCTGCCCCCAGTGCAAGGAGCTGCGGCCGCCGCACGTCGTCTGCCCCGAGTGCGGCTACTACGACGGCCGTCAGGTCTTCGCGGAGGCCTAG